The genomic DNA tcattccaacaagatgacccgacggtagctgctcgcatttcagcctgtctgagtgacatttctagctggatgaatgaccatcaccttcagcttaaccttacaaagacagaactcctggtgattccagctaacccatcgtttaatcacaacttctctacacagctgggctcgtcaaccattactccttcaaggacagccagaaacctaggagttgtgatggatcatcagttaagcttcacagaccacatttctacaacgacccggtcctgcaggtttgccttatacaacattaggaagattagacccttctcttgttctctccagactggactactgtaatgctctcctggctcttcctgcatgtactgtcaagcctctgcaaatgatccagaatgcagcagcgagagttgtcttcaatgagccaaaaaaagctcatgttactcctctcctcatcaggttacactggctaccagtagctgctcgcatcaaattcaaggtactgatgcttgctttcaagatgaccactggcacggcaccaacatacctaaactcactggttaaatcctatgtgccctccagaagtttgcgctctgcaagtgaacgacgccttgtggtgccatcccaaagaaattcaaaatcactctcacggaccttttcctggactgtgcccagctggtggaatgacctcccaatctcaattcgtacagctgagtctttactcattttcaagaaacgtctaaagacttatctttttcgcctgcacttaacctactaacaccagttcttttccttttcttgtctttttcatttaataaaaaaaaataaaaaaaaatatatatatatatatatacctgtctatgtgttctgtactagactaactgagacttgtcatggcacttgtatactgttgttgttctcttgttgacctgactgcttctattgttctcatttgtaagtcgctttggataaaagcgtctgctaaatgattaaatgtaaatgtaaatgtaaaatatctatGTTGCTGTTCAAAACAACCCAAATATATACCTTTTGCATTAGAGAAAAATttgtaagaatgtttttttttttgttatatttaaaatagtgtcatttttcaaaatatgttgatgaatttaaattaaacattttattaaatatccaatatcagcCAATACTGATTAATTAAATGTTGAACAGTACATAGTATGGTaccaaaaaagtgcatttattaatCCTAAATcctaatatttcataaaaacgTGACTTATAATGGTCACTTTTCATTTCTGATGTATAAAAACCCAACCTGCATGTTTTGAATATTCTGTaggaattaaaaaatggaattgaTTGGAAACATTACCCCTCAACAGATGACAGCACTGGATTGTTCACTGTTTCTTGTGTTGTCTGAACATGTGGCTGTGCTGTCTGTTTCTCTCCATCATGTCATGTGTGTCAGTTGTCCGATAACGGCTGTAGCTGTGGGTTAGTGTTGAGTAACCATGTCCTTCCCTCATCTTGATCTCGCTCTGTAAATCCCCACGATGCATTACTGGAATTGCCTTATGACGTAATATCTCTCTGTGCTCAGCAATAAAACACAGAAAGCATGGATTGTAACTGAGCATTTGGACATGAAAGAGTTCAGCCcaaattaaatctaaatgaaaaacCGGCTATTAATCATGCCACTTCCTAGAAATGCACAAACAACTCACTCGCACTCAGTGAATGATTCACTCTCTGCACTAGCGGCAAACCATATGATAgttttttgtaaaagaaaatcaatattttttcatgttttccagGTGATGTATGATGTGCCATAAGAGACCAGCGCTAACTGAATAGACTTCAACCAGTCATATCCCATAGATCTGAAAAATATAGCCAGGTCCAAAGGTTGGAGACAAAGggatttttttatggaaaaagaATTGTTTCAGATAAATATACCATAAaggttttgagaacattattaaagacgaGATAACTTTGCACAAATAGTCTGgaacccccttcctcaaatcttaccctggaggtccaatgcactgcagagtttagctccaaccctgattaaagtcattttcgaatgatcccaaaaactttgattgacactgattagcatgctcaggtgtgtttaattagggttagcgctaaactccgcaggaaagtggatctcaaggTCCtggaaaccccccccccccccttcctggaccccttccagtttgcatatcagtccaaccgctcgaccgatgatgccatctccactgccgtccactcagcactcacacatctggacaaaaaggactcagaaaggtccagctggggctcaacagttcgctgtgcaactggctctcaggcagtacgggtgggcagcaacacatccagcaccatcacactgaacactggggccccccaaggatgtgtgctgagccccctcctcttcactctgctgacccatgactgcacaccgtcacacaactccaacctcttcattaagtttgcagatgacacgactgtggtgggtctcagtAGCagcaaagatgagacaaactacaggagtgaggtgagccgtctggctgggtggtgcagtgacaacaatctctctctgaacgtggagaagaccaaggagattgttgtgtgacctgcaccagacactttgtgcagcattggtctgctcactacctcattcagcagtTAACTGACCTCATTCAACTctcttcagtcagtttaaataaagaactgctctctgagatttttgacactttaatcagactgaataagctcttttgcactacagtcattatatctgcactgattgcttcactggtttgcactctctCTGCCacgtgccttgcgctgctttacttatctttcttttacatgacatatttgtatatttgtatagttgtactttatattttattatctgtatttaatgttctgctgttagtgttatctgtatgcaccgggggtctgacaGTAACGcagtttcaattctctgtatttatttacttcttccctaacagtctactctgagagttagtcgacatgtagttgcaaattaatgACAATTAGTTGACAtttagttacaaagttacttatagttagtagaatctaaataaagtgtaacctaaccTTTAATTCCTGGAGCATATATTTTATAGTAAGaggaaatattttagtttttttttgttttaaccaGAATAGTTTCTGGCACAATATCTGTACATCATTATAGGTAAACATATCAAGGACTGGTAATAAAGGACGCCTCAGTCATGCAGCTGTAAGAATCTCAGAAGGCTTTGAGAATCAATCACAATAAATAGATTATAAATCAGCTGATGATAAGCGATCTGCCGCAGCTGTTGCTATCTGTACAGGTGAGGTTTAATCAGTGGCTTATATTACTCAGAGAGTTATTGATCAAGCCAAAGTGCACATACAGAGTCTCTAGCCATTTATTACCTGCCATCTACTCAGAGCCAACAGAGCAAAGTATTGTGAGCCTGGAGAATCAAATTAGCATCTGTCAGCAGGTTTAAAACCAACCCATCTTTAGTGAATGGAGAACTGGCTCACTTTGATATTAACTGTGCAGAGCATACATCAGAGAGATGTAtaaacatgtatacacacacacacacacacacacacacacaaggacataCAAGACTTCATCCCAACGCACACAAACACTTCATGAGATGCCATTTGTATAACAGACTGAAACCACAAGTGACAACACTTCAGTTTATTAATTATTGCATATTATCATCATAAAAAGTTGAGCAAAAAGTTGAAAAGAAGatgtgaaaataatataaaataaaaaaaaaaaaaaaaaattgtgaaatattattaaaattatgtgaatatctgtaatgtatttctgtgatgctccgctgtattttcagcatcattcctccagtcttcagtgtcacatgatcttcagaaatcatgaaaatatgatgatttactgctcaagaaacatttctgattatttttacAACTGTAATACATTGGAGTTTGGAAGtatcattttttaaagaaaccgatacttttatttatcaaagatccattaaaagtgatagtaaacACATTTCTAATGatacaaaaatttatatttcagataaatgctgttcttctgaactttctgttcatctgtgaatcctgtaaaataaaatgtttcttgagcagtaaatgatcatattattctgatttctgaagatcatgtgacactgaagactggaggaatgatgctgaaaatacagcggagcatcacagaaataaattacactttaacacagattcacacagagaacagctttttaaattgtaatattatttaataattttttatgtatttttgtaacaaaatttttttaacctttaaattACATTCTAATCATAACAAGAAAAGTTGACATTTTAAcgttcttaaaatattaaaaagtaacatttaaaactttgtgtttaaaataaaataagtaaaatgtttaaaaatcattttagtcACCTTCAAATAACATTCTAATCACAACAAAAGCATGTTATACTTtggttaaaaattaaattaatagaatGTTCAATAAACTTTTTAGTCACAACAAGAAAACTTGCCATTTTAGtgttcttagaatattaaaaagtaacatttaaaacagcattaggttgtgagtaaaaaaaaactaaaatcagcagaactttcaaaattatttttgtaacctttaaatgaCATTCTAATCACAATAAGAAAACTGGACATTACACCGACTAAGTATCTTTTGTATCTCATGGATGCTTCTCGCAGACGTTGCATGGGTCGAGGCCGTGAGAAAGCACCTGGGAAATCAGgctaagctgcactgaaactgaacAAATGACTCTGAAATAGCAAACAATGAAGCGGTTAAATGAAAGCTTTCTGTGAGGTGATGAGAGAGTCACAGGGGTTCAGCTGACTCACAGAAACTGCACAACATCACAGCTAGCTTGCTTATTAAACAATGAATCATGTTAATTATCCTGCacctataaaataaatgcagcgtaTAATTAGTTTTGGTAAAAGATGATTATCTTGCTAAATGATTCTTGGTTTTGCTGCAGCAGGTGGAGTAAGCTGATCGATAACGATGAATTCTAGCAGAAGAAACAGTGGCCTTTTAATACTTGACCAGTATTTACTGTAGTACTGCAAGAAGTATTTATTAGAGAAATTGTGTTGAAATGTTgaaacaaattagtttttttcccaccaaaatgtaatgaaattgaAGTAATAGTGTTATATTATCTGTGTGTAGTATATCACCATCTGTATGATTTTAGTCATTATATTAAACTCTATGAGCAGTTAAAGAGAACTAAACAACCAAAAGGGGTACAATTAATATGACTGCTTTACAgagtaaatcattatattatattatattatattatattatattatattatattatattatattattgttttctgtttgttattgtaacacttgttttcagctaattaatcttaaaaaatattaaattataataccattatattttaagttattaagacttgttttctgaaaatatatttaataaagcaTTATATTAATGATATTATATTACACTGTATTAAGCTATTAAAACTTTTAGATTTTCAGAAAACcaacttttaaaaagtttttttattatcccattttattttatttattttgccataaaTCTCACTAAACTTGCTTTGATGAAGGCTTAAAAtaagatttataataataataataataataataataataataataaagccagTGGGGTTGGAAATACATATAAAGAAAGCttcatattattttgtaattgtaataaataaattatattaaatatatacatatgtaaattAGTAAtcttgaatattatattatattatattatattatattataatagatttttttaaacaatgaattTCATTAAACTTGCCTTGATTTAAACTtataacaagagagaaaaaacGTCAGGCGGAGGTCATGTGCtccttctgtgtctgtgtgaagcTGAAAGCTGATTGCGTAATTGGAGGAAAACGGGCAGTGGATTTTTGGAGCAGATTGTTGTGGCTCAAACCCTGATGAGTGAGTTACATAAGAGAGAAGAGGAATGAGTTCAGGGCGAGAGCGTGAGATAGAGACACCCTCGAGTGTTGCATAAAAACAAGCAATGGTTATAGCAGGATAgagtgtgtctgcatgtgtgatGGTCATAGAGAGAGGTTTGCCAGATCAGGCATCTTTATTTCGTACATATCATGTTTGATTCTGTGTAAAAGGAAAGCATGAGACCTTCAGAACTATCTGTGCTCCATCCGTGTGCACAGGCTGCATGGTAAAGAGCTGAATTAGTCTATAATGAAACTCTAGTGATTGAAGAACAGCGTCTGTATGACACTGACATCTACTGATGAGTTCAGAACATGGCACAGACCAGCAAACCTGAAAGACCTGGACTCAAATCATCGCTTTTCATTTGTAGTTATTACATTTCTACCCTTATTTGACCAGGCAAGATTCTTTCTTACACGCTGGCTTGGAATTGCTTTGGCTGAAAGGATGGGTAACACAAATTAATGAGTAAAACATTCTATAAACTACATCAgaagttaaattaatttaaattataggTAATATGCCAGTTACACAGAGTATATGTTAATTACAAACAAACTACAGCTGCTAATATTCACAACtcactttttaaatataaattgataTTAATTGTATGGtctgttttcactttcatttcagttaaagttttagtaattttgttgtcttttttattgtctttataGTTTGCActactaatttttatttaatatttttaaattacttcgtttgagttattttagtactttaaagaAAATTTGAAAGGTTGCCTTGGAGaagagctgaaataaaataaatctaaatctaaattgaAGCAATTTATTCAATTACTGGAGATATTGAGCGATGATTgatatttgtatcattttatatCAGTATTTGCTGTACTGTTAGAAAGAACTCATTGATTTATATTACAAGCATCAGAATTTCATTTAAATAGCAgcatttatatcatatttttattctaaataaaactgagctgtttttttttcatattctcaCTTGATCAGATTAtatatatgagccataaaagcctgatggatcaaatataatacaaagcacatggggatttttttttcaatagttttTCTGAAGATTCAATAAACTCtcccatttataaaaaaaaaaagatttttttttaaaaaatatatatattattttgtatctcagactttaaatggttaaaaagaaaatctaaattcagCAGGATATTGATCTGTCAGTTGCATTGAATGATTTGTCTCAaacaaatatttgtgaaaaaatgGCGAATTGAAATCTTTGAAGgcagttttctaaaaaaaaaaaagtttttcctcCACTTCAGCAGCTCTTACATAGACCAGCATTtagagttttaatgtttttactgaggggtttgttcatatctCATTCACTTGGTATATAGTTCATATTTAATTGCTGAAAACAtggtcaaaatgtatttttttctgtctgttaacataatttttttatttatggagtgataaaaagagtatgccaacaaagtcaaataaaaatgttaaacctggctttatccaatgtttagatttattttcTGGAAATGTAAGAAAGAgggtgcatatttaattagataattaatTATCTTGCatctttaaacataacatttcaggaAAACCTGTAATActgaaaaagtgcatttttgtatCGCAATCAATCAACTGTGTAAGTATGGTGACATCTATTAGTCATTTTTTACTCCATTcacctgtagtgtcttgccttactaaaaaaaaaaaaaaaaaatccccaccaAGTTTAAACCAGGTAAAGAAGTCCTAGCCAAAATTCCACTGAAGATGAACTCAAACGGTTAAACACTGCTTGTGTTGCTAAAGCAGATTTCCTTACAAACATTTGGCAAAGAATATGCTTGTGTGATTGATGTTGTGCACTTGAAAAAGTGAAAGAATTAGActctcaaatgtttatttttatgtcactTCTCAGTGCAAATCATGACAGACACTGAacttaaaagataataaaaggACAACTGTAGAAATATGTAAGTGCTGTGACAGACAgcattttggttaaaaaataaaataaatagcttaCAATTAAATGCAGTCCGTGCTAAATCATATGTACTCAGTTCTATACACAATAAAGACTTAAAGATGAATTATTTCTCCTATCAATCTTATGTTCAATATTACACAACTTATCTAAGTACATTAAATGAATTTAACTCTATAATACAACAGTCATTTAATTACtaggaacaacaacaacacatcttCAGCCATGAGAGAGCAAACAAGCAGagagaaaacagttaatttatcaAAATCATCAGATGACACAGCATTACAAAAATTAATTTCCAGTGCTTAAATTTATTATGAATTTGATTCATGGGTCCTATGTCCACaaattttcttttactttaacTGTAAGGGCAACTCTTATAAAAACCTTGCAAGTTGATGTGAGCATTTCTATTCAAGATGTAGAAACATATGTGAGCTTGTCAAAGCAAACGGTCTGGGTGCAAAATGCTGTACATAAAAGACCAGTTCTTAGAACATCAGAACAGGGATGTAATCATTACTTTACATGATGGAAAAAGTCCTACTAGATGAACTCTTTTAATATGTCACAAGTGTTTTTGTTGATGACCTCTCGGAGCTTACGGACGCGCCGGGCACTGGAGAGGACGATGAAGCTGTCAGGCTGAAGGACAGCCATACCGTTGCTGACGTCCCCCATGATGATGATCTGGCCATCGGAGGTGGTGATGTTCGGACACCGACAGGCCCAGTCCATGTTCTGCAATGTCACCTCTAAGGGCTCATTCCCGAAAAATTTCAGCCCCATTTTCTCGTCCTTCAGGATCTCCTCCACGGTGATCAGAGCGTGACCCGAGTCTTGGTCCTCGGTCAGCTCCGTCATGCGTCCCAGAATCACAAAATCGCTCTTGCAGAAGCTGGTCACCATCTTGAGGCGCGGCTTGCACAGCTTGCAGCGATGGCTCCTCGTGAACGGGCAGGTGTCCTCGCACGATTCTTTGGTTTTGAAGTTGTTCTCGTTGCCTTTGCAGCCACCGTATACGAACGGTTGGCACCGGCGCCGGGAGCTGTTATAGGCCCAGCGAGGTTCATAAGCTTTACAAGGTCCCTGGTAGATGGGAAGGGTACAAGGAGCGGCGAGTTCCTCTTGACAGGACGACATGCACGTCTCATAAGCGTCAAAGAGATTGCGGTTTTTGCTGCAGTTGCCGTAGGTGAAGGTGTAGCAGTTGTTCCTCTGGGGGTCGTAAAACCAACTCAGCTTTTCCTCCCCACAATCTTCACTATTAGGCACCTTAAAGCACTCCTCTGCTGGGAAATGTGTTGAGTTTGACTTTGTGACTGGCTCTTGCTCAAGTATGGACAGTGGAAAATGTGCTCGGATAGATCCACCTGCATTTGTGGCCGCGCATGTATAGACTCCTGCATCTTGCAATTGAGCATTGTAGATAACCAGCTGACCGATGTTGGTGACCACAACATTCCTATGCATGTGGTTGGGTTTCAAGACTATGTTTCCCTGCACGTCCATCTGCTTCTCCCAGGTTATCTCAGGCGTTGGTCGGCCAGCAACTTCGCAAAGGAAGCTGGCCGTGTCGCCAACGAACACGAATTGCTGCGATGGGCTGTTGATCATGACAGGAGCGTGCACATCTTCT from Carassius auratus strain Wakin linkage group LG37M, ASM336829v1, whole genome shotgun sequence includes the following:
- the LOC113068174 gene encoding WAP, Kazal, immunoglobulin, Kunitz and NTR domain-containing protein 2-like, which encodes MWWMLFPRWIWFISGQFLLLFVERQCVKGMTLQTVAYSHAGICPNDMNPNLWVDAMSTCTRECESDQECETFEKCCANVCGNRSCVAARFIDASGKKGPMGMPKEPSCDKFLCPQQGSECEIWDGQPMCKCRDRCEREPHFTCASDGMTYYNKCYMDAEACSKGISLSVVMCRFRLTWPNTSPLPAGTTALITTTLQRTTPEDVHAPVMINSPSQQFVFVGDTASFLCEVAGRPTPEITWEKQMDVQGNIVLKPNHMHRNVVVTNIGQLVIYNAQLQDAGVYTCAATNAGGSIRAHFPLSILEQEPVTKSNSTHFPAEECFKVPNSEDCGEEKLSWFYDPQRNNCYTFTYGNCSKNRNLFDAYETCMSSCQEELAAPCTLPIYQGPCKAYEPRWAYNSSRRRCQPFVYGGCKGNENNFKTKESCEDTCPFTRSHRCKLCKPRLKMVTSFCKSDFVILGRMTELTEDQDSGHALITVEEILKDEKMGLKFFGNEPLEVTLQNMDWACRCPNITTSDGQIIIMGDVSNGMAVLQPDSFIVLSSARRVRKLREVINKNTCDILKEFI